The sequence TAAAGATGGATATGTTGGCATATTCTCTTTgagaaataaacaaaattaaaaattctgtTATGCTAGAAAGAGGTCTTTGTTActgaaactttttatttttttgtcttttgaagTACTTATACTAATATCAATATTATCATCTTTTGGTCACAAATAATTGATCTTGGGTATCTGACACCAATATCACTAGTATTTGGAGCCTTGTTTTGGATGTAAATCAAACAAGAAAGTCTGACTTATATTTGAAAGTAGATGAATACAAAATACTAATGAGACATTAAGCAAGTTTCTTAATAGGAtcaaatcattaatatttaatttgttctgCATAAGTTACAACGTGTCCATCGTAGTTATCAAAATTTCATCGCCATTATCTAGAGCCTACCCCTTGGCAGCTATGAGCATAGAATACATGTGAATAAAGCTGAGATGAGATGAAATATGACCATCATTTAACATAAATTTTCGAATATGATAAGAGGAAAAGATCACTTGCTCATTTGGTTCTGAATATATACACTTCTTGTGTATTGGACTGCAtggtcatattttttttccttccttttatatttttattttgttagtcatattttctcttttctttttctatattttctgAAATGTAGTCACTGGTCTCTAGGCATAATGAATATGCATCTTATGTTGCAGTGCCAGCTGGATGTAGTGTTGATCCAGTAAATTATTTTGGAAATGAGCATATTACTCCTATGCTTCGGCCAAATAAACGAGGCAGGGAAATGGAAGATATCTCAAGGCAGCAAAAACTTCAGATATCCTTAAATTATAATGCCTGTCAAGATGAAGTTGATCGCTCAGCAAGCATTCCAAACCCGAATGCTGTATCAACAGGGTTACGATTAtcatatgatgatgatgaacgGAATTCGTCTGTGACTTCTGCAAGTGGAAGTATGACGGCTGCACCATCAATCATCTTGTCCCTTGGTGACAATATTAGGACTGAGCTTGATCGGCAGAAAGAAGAGTTTGACCAGTATATAAAAATTCAGGTATTGCTCCCCCCTATGTAATCATATAAATATGTGTCGTACCAGATAAGTTCCAAATGATTCTGGGTAACTGTTAAATTATAGACGATTGCTTTGCAACAGCTGTTCAATCATTCAAAAAGTCTTTTTAATTTGCTTTCCCCATTCTTGATTttattagccaaaaaaaattattgatctGTTTTTCCTGTTGAATTGTATCCTTGTGTCATTTCAATCCTTTCCTTCCTAGtcaatttgattttcttaaatGACATCTAAATCTGCAGACATTGGTATTTCAAATGAAGAATCCCCTTTGATATAGTATACTTTAGATGTAAATATTTTGATGGCATCAATGTTTTTATTTGATGTTGTATCTTGGAGACCTGGCAGGAGGATTATGAATGGTGGTTTTCAGTGCTCTAGCATTTGTACACTATACATTCATACTCAGCTAAAACGGAATTTTGAAGCTGAGTTTATAATATTCTTGTGATCATTTTCTGCTTTTTTTAGTACATTTGAAATAATCTTTTCATTACTTTTCAACCAGGAGGAACACTTGGCAAAAGGGGTGAGGGACTTGAAGCAGAGACACATGGCTTCTTTCCTTGCCACTGTAGAGAAAGGTGTAAGTAAAAAGTTACgtgaaaaagaaatagaaatagatgACATGAACCGTAAGAACAAGGAACTGGTAGAGAAAATAAAGCAGGTAGCCATTGAAGCCCAGAATTGGCACTATAGAGCAAAGTACAATGAGTCGATTGTCAATGTCCTGAAGAGCAATCTCCAGCAGGCAATATCACAGGGCGCAGAGCAAGGGAAGGAAGGATTCGGAGACAGTGAAGTTGACGATACTGCCTCATATATCGACCCAAATAACTACCTCAGCATTCCAGGTGGGCCCTCAAAATCTATTTCCAGGAATTACCAAGGCTTGAAGGAGCACATGACTTGCAGGGCATGCAAGGCAAGGGAGGTGTCTATGTTATTGATGCCTTGTAGGCACTTGTGTTTATGCAAGGACTGTGATGGGTTAATTAGTGCCTGTCCTGTATGCCAGTTGATGAAAACTGCTAGTGTCCAAGTGTACCTGTCCTAAATTATACCacgaaaatgaaaaatcaattactCTACATCCCTGAAATTGTGAATCATATGTGGGGAACCAATTATGTTTATAAATAGAGCACGTGTGATTTTTCTGTAGATACTTCcttgtctctctatctctctcatcTAGTGGATGTGAAACTAACGAGAAAAAGTTGGCATATCATAATCAACTAGGAGAACAATAAAAAATGTGAGCATTTTTATTGGCAAGGGAAAAAGCATATTTTGTGAATGTCATGTTGTTTGAGTTAATCTGGTATGCTTTTCACGTTTTATTTAATGAATATACAAGGAAAGGCTGAGGGGCTCTGACAATGATTGGCTTGTTTAGGACTGAGTTTACCCTCAATTGTTGGTGGAAAATCCTTTCAACCCCACTATGAAAGGACTCATGCGTGTATTATTGGTCACATGACATATGATGTATATGATGAGTCGTGtgacttaattaatttgatTAGCCAGATGATTTAATACGTGAAGATGTTTTTATTAATTGCCATATGATGGATTATCTGAGATTCCTAATAAAAATTGGGTCCTAAAAATTGTAGTAGCACAAATTaagtggcatttttttttggtagcaaGTAGCTATACTTTCCTTGTGCCAAGCAGCTAccatttataaaacaaaattttctttttggtagcAAGCagcttttatttttgagaatctgGTAGCAAGTAGCTGTGTGGTGTATAAGATGCAGTTTGAACGGTTTAAAGTCaatgtatttttcaaattttgagctttttcaacccaacccaaaactaaattttccctttgttttgggccaaattttaaattattgaactggttttttctttattttgggctgaCTTTCCTAGTCAACATTTACTAGGGTTATCAAcctattttgattttgattttttgaaaactagggttattaaattattaataatatatttaatattaaaaataaataaatatattaatatctaGAGAGGGTGCAAAGCggtttgtgtgatttttttattataaaattgcaAACCGCACTAAACCATGGGTGCTGTGCGGTGTACTGTTACTTGCGATGTGGTGTGGTTGTACCATTTTGCGAACGGTTTTGGTGCAGTTTTTGTAGTTTGTGCGGTTTGGTGAATACCCCTACTAAAacctatctaaaaaaaaaaaaaaaaaaatcattccatGTGAAATAAAGACCTCCAATATACTATCTGAGCTTAGAgatatgaaattatataatagTTAGTGATTTAATTATTGTcaccaaaaaatttacaataaaaattacatgTATAATATGCTCGTGTCcaaatcatatcatattatacattataataaaattttgtccaATCCATTGTGGTTGGACCAAATGGacacctttatttttatttttttttcctttcctttcctttctacTTGTGCTCCTTATGTCATTTGGATACTATAAGTATATTAAATAATCAGTAAAATAATTAGCATAGTTACTGCAAGGAAACTCTATCATTTAActttcaaatacttaaaaaaaaaaaaaacttctctgATTAAATTATACTACCAAaagattctaaatatttaaaacaagtttcattatttattttatatcatttaaataattatcataatgatttgttttaataataaagCTGAGTTTTACACTATCATTAACATATTTTGCTTGaggtgaaatttttttgttaaagtttCATTAAGTTTGGAAATACTATTCCAATTGACCAAAATCTCTACAAATTAGGAGaagtttcattatttatttaaaattatttcagtCATCTACCACAAATTTTTTGTTACAACAACAAAAGTTGGGTCTGACAATTGTGCTTGCTATGTGGCTTATGTAAGTGTTACACAGTACATTTTACTATTTGGCATGCTATaagtatattaaaaataataatataatttgctCTAACTTAAACTTTTATCAAAGTTTTAAGAAACTTCGTACTACTCCGATTAAAATTAAataccaaaaatttcaagaaatataaaggaatttatttattttaatagtaatatattaaaataaattgatatacAGGATATGCTTTCGTCACGTAATTTGAAATaacttttgttattttatttttattatctatgtTACCGTTCAATTtagaatatattattaaaatatgttCTTAGTTTGTATATGATTTTTCTTAAGCTGTGCAATGCATAGATATAAtactagtttattattattattattattatactacTAGTTCATTACAAACTTGGGACATATTCAATCAGACCAATTTAATCGAACACTTATGTATAAAATTACCTAGCActaaatgtatataatattataaattaatataatcaaAATCACACGTCGTtaatctatttcttttttttatttattgttaattattattatttttgctaaagaccttgatttatttccttaaaatagaaaatgtttgTTCATAATCTATTAACACAAAGTAATCCAATATATAGAgtttctaaaatttcaaaataaaaaatactaacaaaGTTAAAGAACAAAATATctttaatttaaacaaaaaaattcggGAGAACTCACTACATAGAACTAAGAGTGTCTTCTTGCACAtaagttgttttgttttcctttgttgcTTGTACGTATTTCCTTCGTTTACTTTATTTCTTTGATGGAGTAGTttctttttaatacaaaattttcttaccTATAACA comes from Castanea sativa cultivar Marrone di Chiusa Pesio chromosome 3, ASM4071231v1 and encodes:
- the LOC142629849 gene encoding E3 ubiquitin-protein ligase BOI gives rise to the protein MLGGNNGNPVHPAFLDENRIQFQTDASNKLQLFGSLPAGCSVDPVNYFGNEHITPMLRPNKRGREMEDISRQQKLQISLNYNACQDEVDRSASIPNPNAVSTGLRLSYDDDERNSSVTSASGSMTAAPSIILSLGDNIRTELDRQKEEFDQYIKIQEEHLAKGVRDLKQRHMASFLATVEKGVSKKLREKEIEIDDMNRKNKELVEKIKQVAIEAQNWHYRAKYNESIVNVLKSNLQQAISQGAEQGKEGFGDSEVDDTASYIDPNNYLSIPGGPSKSISRNYQGLKEHMTCRACKAREVSMLLMPCRHLCLCKDCDGLISACPVCQLMKTASVQVYLS